From Pseudomonas sp. LS1212, the proteins below share one genomic window:
- a CDS encoding cold-shock protein — protein sequence MSSRETGNVKWFNDAKGYGFIQRESGADVFVHYRAIRGEGHRSLVEGQKVEYALVEGQKGLQAEDVVGL from the coding sequence ATGTCGTCTCGTGAGACTGGTAACGTGAAATGGTTCAACGATGCCAAGGGATATGGCTTCATTCAGCGTGAAAGCGGTGCGGATGTATTCGTGCACTATCGCGCCATCCGCGGCGAAGGCCATCGTTCCCTGGTAGAAGGGCAGAAGGTCGAGTACGCATTGGTAGAAGGCCAGAAAGGCCTGCAGGCTGAAGACGTTGTAGGTCTTTAA
- a CDS encoding DUF1120 domain-containing protein codes for MKFALSLIAAAVISAVPTAFAQSTTDISVTGTITPAACRPTFGGVGAVDFGRIASHDLEQGSHTPLPEKTLALTVVCDGPTRFALRSVDNREGSATSPSGAGARAAYRAHGLGMSGEEKIGHYLLDIEPANAQIDGATAYATYTLDLGLTWSNTADAPHPLSPLELVGFSFNSGHTAGPDAVTNLTSALRISAHVAPAQELSLTDEVTLDGSAVIEVVYL; via the coding sequence ATGAAGTTCGCCCTCTCGCTCATAGCGGCTGCCGTGATTTCAGCGGTACCGACTGCGTTCGCGCAATCCACCACAGATATTTCTGTCACCGGCACCATCACGCCGGCAGCCTGCCGGCCAACGTTCGGTGGCGTGGGTGCTGTCGACTTTGGCCGTATCGCTTCCCATGATCTGGAGCAGGGTTCGCATACTCCGCTGCCAGAGAAAACCCTGGCGTTGACGGTCGTTTGTGACGGGCCCACGCGATTTGCCCTGCGCTCTGTAGACAACCGCGAGGGATCGGCAACGTCGCCTTCCGGGGCTGGCGCCAGGGCCGCCTATCGTGCTCACGGCCTGGGTATGTCGGGGGAGGAAAAGATCGGTCACTACCTGCTCGATATCGAGCCGGCCAACGCGCAGATCGATGGTGCTACGGCGTATGCCACCTACACCCTGGACCTGGGCTTGACGTGGAGCAACACGGCGGATGCCCCTCATCCCCTCTCGCCGCTCGAGCTGGTCGGCTTCAGCTTCAACTCGGGGCATACCGCAGGGCCGGATGCGGTTACCAACCTGACAAGTGCCCTGCGCATCTCTGCGCATGTGGCGCCCGCTCAGGAATTGAGCTTGACCGATGAAGTCACCCTGGATGGTTCGGCGGTGATTGAAGTGGTTTACCTATGA
- a CDS encoding YbaY family lipoprotein, translating into MKKLSLLLFSALLAACSSNSPTAKATLDGEVFYLQRIALPPAATLSVSLQDVSLADAPAVTLARQSGPVEGQVPLPFHLAYDPAQVKPGHRYAVSARIELDGELLFINTEHHGVQLNGQDPQPLRIRLDPAR; encoded by the coding sequence ATGAAAAAACTTAGCCTGCTGTTGTTCAGCGCCCTGCTCGCTGCCTGCTCCAGCAATTCTCCCACCGCAAAGGCCACGCTGGACGGCGAGGTCTTTTACCTGCAACGCATTGCCCTGCCACCCGCCGCCACGCTCAGCGTGAGCCTGCAGGACGTCTCCCTGGCCGATGCCCCTGCCGTGACCCTCGCGCGCCAGAGCGGGCCGGTCGAAGGTCAAGTGCCGCTGCCTTTCCACTTGGCGTACGATCCGGCCCAGGTCAAGCCTGGCCACCGTTACGCCGTCAGCGCCCGCATTGAACTGGACGGCGAGCTGCTGTTCATCAATACCGAGCATCACGGCGTGCAACTGAACGGCCAGGACCCGCAACCCCTGCGGATTCGTCTGGACCCGGCGCGTTAA
- a CDS encoding fimbria/pilus outer membrane usher protein, with amino-acid sequence MRSIFTERPGRALLAKGLLLWSCTQASEAFAQSNQEASGSGSAPLTFDADILRQRGIDPGLIEYLRDAARFTPGVHVVTLRVNDQPRGRVEARIQADGQLCFDQALLDAAGLQLPEKTSGNDAATCQDFVGAYEQTRVNLDPQAAEVALVVPTQALKAPEHQQDLSAYHTGGMAGIFNYELLGLRNQFDGQNSDYWSANTEAGFNAGDWIVRSHQIHTSVDGVGRTEHLEAYAQRTFAELGTVLQAGQIGLGNPVLAGARITGLQLTSEQALMVPTRRAAIEGIAHSQARVEVRQAGALIYSTVVPAGPFALANLPRLDRRTDLEVTVIEADGEQRSFTVPAAMVALDLPAPGFVLGAGQVRDGGGVAREPWVVSGGWTQAINGTSTLSTGLMAAEDYYAGGLGIGVQPWADAQAQWLVQSSQASREGVRGVQTQLSLSQRLGESWSVNAAAARQTSGYRDLIDTQLDFDQSTQRGRYRDQYSAGVSWSQPWLGSLSAGYARSALFDGRQTSRSYASWGQRFGQVSVSASAEWNLGGDDGLDNAVYLSVSVPLGERRRLRTSLRNSGGENRVGVSLQEQLSDTASYRLGAERDSRDGEVDLNAGVSLLPRYAQLELGYAGYGNGNRGYSAGLRGGMAVHEGGITLSPYPVQDTFAVLSVGEVSGVKVSTPDGPVWTDGNGQAVVAQLSPYGNSPVEVQTRTLPRNIDINNGATVVQAGRGAVARVDFGVVATRRALLQATTVDGSALPAGAMVTDGRGEFVTLVQEGGLVFAPNLELSPRLWVKAPDQPACELQFALPDEPDLRAYYETTSAVCRMP; translated from the coding sequence ATGCGATCCATTTTTACTGAGCGCCCAGGGCGGGCGCTATTGGCCAAGGGCCTGTTGCTATGGAGCTGTACACAGGCCAGCGAGGCCTTCGCGCAATCGAACCAGGAAGCATCCGGTAGTGGCAGCGCGCCCTTGACGTTCGATGCCGACATTTTGCGCCAGCGCGGCATCGACCCCGGCCTGATCGAATACCTGCGCGATGCAGCACGCTTCACGCCGGGAGTGCATGTGGTAACGCTCCGGGTCAACGACCAACCCCGTGGTCGGGTGGAGGCGCGCATCCAGGCCGACGGCCAGTTGTGCTTCGACCAGGCCTTGCTCGATGCCGCCGGGTTGCAACTGCCGGAGAAAACCTCCGGCAACGATGCGGCGACCTGTCAGGATTTCGTGGGCGCCTATGAGCAAACCCGGGTCAACCTGGACCCGCAAGCCGCTGAAGTGGCACTGGTCGTGCCGACCCAGGCCCTGAAGGCGCCGGAGCACCAGCAGGACTTGTCCGCTTACCATACCGGCGGCATGGCGGGCATCTTCAATTACGAGTTGCTGGGTTTGCGCAACCAGTTCGATGGGCAAAACAGTGACTATTGGTCGGCCAATACCGAAGCGGGCTTCAACGCCGGTGACTGGATCGTGCGCAGCCACCAGATTCATACCTCGGTCGATGGCGTTGGCCGCACCGAACATCTGGAAGCTTACGCACAGCGTACCTTTGCCGAACTGGGCACGGTGCTGCAGGCCGGGCAGATCGGCCTGGGCAACCCGGTGTTGGCCGGCGCCCGCATTACCGGCCTGCAATTGACCTCCGAGCAGGCGCTGATGGTGCCCACCCGTCGTGCGGCAATCGAAGGTATCGCCCATAGCCAGGCGCGAGTGGAAGTGCGCCAGGCCGGCGCCTTGATCTATTCGACAGTGGTACCGGCCGGGCCCTTCGCCTTGGCCAATCTGCCGCGCCTGGACCGGCGCACCGATCTGGAAGTCACGGTGATCGAGGCCGATGGCGAGCAGCGCAGTTTCACCGTGCCGGCCGCGATGGTGGCCCTGGACCTGCCGGCGCCCGGGTTTGTGCTGGGTGCAGGCCAGGTGCGCGATGGTGGCGGCGTAGCCCGTGAGCCTTGGGTGGTCAGTGGCGGCTGGACCCAGGCCATCAACGGAACCTCCACGCTGAGCACCGGCTTGATGGCGGCCGAGGACTACTATGCCGGCGGCCTCGGCATTGGCGTGCAACCTTGGGCAGACGCCCAGGCGCAGTGGTTGGTGCAATCATCGCAAGCGTCCCGCGAGGGTGTTCGTGGCGTACAGACCCAGCTGTCGCTCTCGCAGCGCCTGGGTGAGAGCTGGTCGGTCAACGCCGCTGCCGCCCGGCAAACCAGCGGCTACCGCGACCTTATCGATACCCAGCTGGACTTCGATCAGTCGACCCAGCGCGGACGCTACCGCGATCAGTACAGCGCCGGCGTGTCGTGGTCACAGCCTTGGCTGGGTAGTTTGAGCGCCGGCTATGCGCGCTCGGCGCTGTTTGACGGGCGCCAGACCAGCCGCTCCTATGCCTCGTGGGGGCAGCGTTTTGGCCAGGTGTCGGTTTCGGCCAGCGCCGAGTGGAACCTGGGAGGGGACGACGGTCTCGACAACGCAGTGTACCTGAGCGTGAGCGTGCCCTTGGGCGAGCGCCGTCGCTTGCGCACGTCGCTGCGCAACAGCGGCGGGGAGAACCGGGTCGGTGTTTCGCTGCAGGAGCAACTCAGCGATACGGCCAGCTACCGGTTGGGCGCCGAGCGCGACAGCCGTGATGGTGAAGTGGACTTGAATGCAGGTGTATCGCTGCTGCCGCGTTATGCCCAGCTTGAATTGGGCTATGCCGGCTACGGCAATGGCAATCGCGGCTACAGCGCGGGCCTGCGCGGCGGCATGGCCGTGCATGAGGGGGGCATTACCTTGTCACCTTATCCGGTGCAGGACACCTTTGCGGTGTTGTCCGTGGGTGAGGTTTCCGGGGTCAAGGTGTCGACGCCGGACGGTCCGGTCTGGACGGACGGCAACGGCCAGGCCGTGGTCGCGCAATTGTCGCCTTACGGCAACAGCCCGGTGGAAGTGCAGACCAGGACCTTGCCCCGCAACATCGACATCAACAATGGCGCAACAGTGGTCCAGGCCGGTCGCGGTGCGGTGGCGCGGGTCGACTTCGGCGTGGTCGCCACGCGCCGGGCGCTGCTGCAGGCGACCACCGTGGACGGCAGTGCATTGCCTGCTGGTGCGATGGTTACCGATGGCAGGGGCGAGTTCGTCACGCTGGTGCAGGAAGGCGGGCTGGTGTTTGCCCCCAATCTTGAACTCAGCCCACGGCTGTGGGTGAAGGCGCCGGACCAGCCGGCCTGTGAGTTGCAGTTCGCCCTGCCGGACGAGCCCGACCTGCGGGCCTATTACGAAACCACGTCGGCCGTGTGCCGGATGCCATGA
- a CDS encoding fimbria/pilus chaperone family protein, producing MKLTQVRRRAQRLSVFAGLLTLCAALSSWADGMIPETSVVIVKEADGEASIKVRNSDTSTALLHVTLQNVPEDPEPLLFLTQPVWRVEAGKEQLVRFILRSEKPLQTQRLKRVIFEGIPQTAKAAEAGQARVGVSVRQNLPVILHPKGLAANREPWTGLQWSLADGKLTVRNETSYVVRLAQELKLLPSNQAARLPRSYVLPGDHITVEVDGPVNGAPATVKLFPATVYGFAVDAYEAPLRATGA from the coding sequence ATGAAACTCACGCAAGTACGCAGGCGTGCACAGCGCCTGTCTGTCTTCGCCGGTCTGCTGACCCTATGTGCGGCTTTATCCAGCTGGGCCGACGGCATGATCCCCGAAACCTCGGTGGTGATTGTCAAGGAAGCGGACGGCGAGGCATCGATCAAGGTTCGCAACAGCGATACCAGCACCGCGTTGCTGCATGTGACCTTGCAGAACGTACCGGAAGACCCGGAGCCCTTGCTGTTCCTTACCCAGCCGGTTTGGCGGGTGGAGGCTGGCAAAGAGCAACTGGTGCGCTTCATTCTGCGCAGCGAGAAGCCTTTGCAGACGCAGCGCCTCAAGCGGGTAATTTTCGAAGGTATCCCGCAAACAGCCAAGGCTGCAGAGGCGGGCCAGGCAAGGGTCGGTGTCAGCGTGCGGCAGAACCTGCCGGTGATCCTGCATCCCAAGGGCCTGGCAGCCAACCGTGAACCCTGGACCGGCCTGCAGTGGTCCCTGGCTGACGGAAAGCTGACCGTGCGCAACGAAACGTCCTATGTGGTGCGCCTGGCGCAAGAATTGAAACTGCTGCCCAGCAATCAGGCGGCGCGCTTGCCGCGCAGCTACGTGCTGCCGGGTGACCACATCACGGTGGAGGTCGACGGCCCGGTGAATGGGGCGCCTGCCACGGTGAAGTTGTTCCCGGCAACCGTATACGGCTTTGCCGTGGATGCGTATGAGGCACCGCTGCGTGCTACCGGCGCCTGA
- a CDS encoding DUF1120 domain-containing protein translates to MKFSPLFALSALIALTPVAFAQSTTDLTVTGTITPAACTPSLSGGGSFEFGRISAQDLKQDAQTMFKSSLRQMSVVCDAPTRFALRAVDGRAGTDISPNEESFGVGLNGTEKIGRYLLRTNNYTADGNSSTTLLESWNGGSAWSLYGSTYAHIPNTNFPWLVGVSVDGGMEPSAIGMLTADFQIYMHIAPAKDLTLTDAVPIDGASTLEVVYL, encoded by the coding sequence ATGAAATTTTCACCCCTGTTTGCCCTGAGTGCCCTGATCGCTTTAACGCCGGTCGCCTTTGCCCAGTCCACCACCGACCTTACTGTCACTGGCACTATCACGCCGGCGGCATGCACGCCCTCGCTCAGCGGTGGTGGCAGCTTTGAATTCGGCAGGATTTCCGCGCAGGATCTCAAGCAGGATGCCCAAACAATGTTCAAGTCGTCGCTCAGGCAAATGAGCGTGGTTTGCGATGCGCCAACTCGCTTTGCCCTTCGCGCTGTGGATGGCCGGGCCGGAACTGATATCTCTCCGAATGAGGAGTCATTCGGTGTGGGATTGAACGGCACTGAAAAGATCGGCAGATATTTGCTTCGCACCAACAACTACACCGCTGACGGCAACTCATCAACGACGCTTCTGGAGTCATGGAATGGGGGAAGCGCATGGTCGCTTTATGGTAGCACTTATGCCCATATCCCCAACACGAACTTTCCCTGGCTTGTTGGCGTTTCCGTGGACGGTGGTATGGAGCCAAGTGCGATTGGAATGCTGACTGCAGACTTTCAGATATACATGCATATCGCCCCAGCCAAGGACTTGACGCTGACCGATGCAGTTCCAATCGACGGTGCCTCCACGCTGGAAGTCGTCTACTTGTAA
- a CDS encoding putative RNA methyltransferase encodes MLTCPICAAALATVDNGVACPAGHRFDRARQGYLNLLPVQHKNSRDPGDNQAMVEARRDFLNAGHYAPVAQRLAELAAERSPARWLDIGCGEGYYTAQIAEALPHADGYALDISREAVKRACKRNPAVTWLVASMARVPLPDASCQFLASVFSPLDWHEAKRLLSPGGGLMRVGPTSEHLIELRERLYDEVREYVDDKHLAQVPEGMHLAHSETLKYKIKLIDGKSRADLLAMTPHGWRASAERRTEVIEQAKPFVVTVSMRYDYFVLQ; translated from the coding sequence ATGCTCACGTGCCCGATCTGCGCAGCAGCGCTGGCTACCGTCGACAACGGCGTGGCCTGCCCTGCCGGCCATCGCTTCGACCGTGCCCGCCAGGGTTACCTGAACCTGTTGCCGGTGCAGCACAAGAACAGCCGTGACCCTGGCGACAACCAGGCCATGGTCGAGGCCCGGCGCGATTTCCTCAACGCCGGCCACTATGCACCGGTGGCCCAGCGCCTGGCGGAACTCGCGGCCGAACGCTCGCCGGCGCGCTGGCTGGATATCGGCTGTGGCGAGGGCTATTACACTGCGCAAATCGCCGAGGCATTGCCCCACGCCGATGGCTACGCGCTGGATATTTCCCGTGAAGCCGTCAAGCGCGCCTGCAAACGCAACCCGGCCGTAACCTGGCTGGTGGCGAGCATGGCCCGCGTGCCGTTGCCCGATGCCAGCTGCCAGTTTCTGGCCAGCGTCTTCAGCCCGCTCGACTGGCACGAAGCCAAGCGCCTGCTCAGCCCTGGCGGCGGCTTGATGCGGGTAGGCCCGACCAGCGAACACTTGATCGAACTGCGCGAGCGCCTCTACGACGAGGTGCGTGAATACGTCGACGACAAACACCTGGCCCAGGTGCCTGAAGGCATGCACCTGGCCCACAGCGAGACCTTGAAGTACAAGATCAAGCTGATCGACGGCAAATCCCGCGCCGACCTGCTGGCCATGACCCCCCATGGCTGGCGCGCCAGCGCCGAGCGTCGTACCGAAGTCATCGAACAGGCCAAGCCGTTCGTGGTGACGGTGTCGATGCGTTACGATTATTTTGTGCTGCAATAA
- the plsB gene encoding glycerol-3-phosphate 1-O-acyltransferase PlsB: MTRSPFRRFVFGALRRLMYLWVRSETINQSAFTLNLDRSRPVFYVLQSPSLSDLAVVDSECTKAGLPRPVLPVAVGTLLEPAAFFYLTPEPDWLGRQDKRGAPPTLSRLVAAISEQVEDDAQIIPVSVFWGQSPASESSPWKLLFADSWAVTGRLRRLLSILILGRKTRVQFSAPIHLGELIKQDKGHERTVRMTQRLLRVHFRNLKTAVIGPDISHRRNLVKGLIHDPLVRQAIADEAEREKISLVKAEAQALRYGNEIASDYTYTAIRFLEVVLSWFWNKIYDGIKVNHIEGVQGIAQGHEVIYVPCHRSHIDYLLLSYLLFRNGLTPPHIAAGINLNMPLIGSLLRRGGAFFMRRTFKGNPLYTAVFNEYLHTLFTKGFPVEYFVEGGRSRTGRMLQPKTGMLAITLRSFLRSSRMPIVFVPVYIGYERVLEGRTYLGELRGASKKKESIFDIFKVIGALKQRFGQVAVNFGEPIKLAEFLDQQQPGWREQEHSPQFRPAWLNETTHRLGQKVARHLNEAAAINPVNLVALALLSTSKLALDDRAMARVLDLYLALLRKVPYSPHTTLPQGDGRALIEHVKGMDLLSEQSDALGKILYLDEHNAILMTYYRNNVLHIFALPALLASFFQSASRMSREQILRYTRALYPYLQSELFIRWTLDELDQVIDQWLQAFVEQGLLRFENAVYLRPAPSSRHFVLLTLLSRSIAQTLQRFYMAISLLLNSGQNTLSAEELEDLCTVMAQRLSILHGLNAPEFFDKSLFRHFIQSMIGLGVLRPDANGKLGYHEKLGELAEGAAKRVLSAEIRLSIRQVALHRDEGGFHGGNG, from the coding sequence ATGACCCGCTCTCCGTTCCGTCGTTTCGTGTTTGGCGCCCTGCGTCGACTGATGTACCTCTGGGTTCGCTCGGAGACGATCAATCAGTCGGCCTTCACACTGAACCTGGACCGCAGCCGTCCGGTGTTCTACGTGCTGCAATCGCCGTCGCTGAGCGACCTGGCCGTGGTCGACAGCGAATGCACCAAGGCCGGCCTGCCGCGTCCGGTACTGCCGGTTGCGGTCGGGACCTTGCTGGAACCGGCTGCCTTCTTTTACCTGACACCGGAACCCGACTGGCTGGGCCGCCAGGACAAACGCGGCGCTCCGCCAACCCTGTCGCGACTGGTCGCCGCCATCAGCGAGCAAGTCGAAGACGACGCCCAGATCATTCCGGTGAGCGTGTTCTGGGGCCAATCCCCGGCCAGCGAGTCGAGCCCCTGGAAGCTGCTGTTCGCCGACAGTTGGGCCGTGACGGGACGCCTGCGCCGGTTGCTGAGCATCCTGATCCTTGGCCGCAAGACCCGCGTGCAATTCTCCGCACCCATCCACCTGGGTGAGTTGATCAAACAAGACAAGGGCCACGAGCGCACCGTGCGCATGACCCAGCGCCTGCTGCGGGTGCATTTCCGTAATCTCAAAACCGCCGTCATCGGCCCGGACATCTCCCACCGCCGCAACCTGGTCAAGGGCCTGATCCATGATCCGCTGGTGCGCCAGGCGATTGCCGATGAGGCCGAACGCGAGAAGATCTCGCTGGTCAAGGCCGAGGCGCAGGCCTTGCGTTATGGCAACGAGATTGCCTCGGACTACACCTACACCGCCATCCGCTTCCTTGAAGTGGTCCTGAGCTGGTTCTGGAACAAGATCTACGATGGCATCAAGGTCAACCACATCGAGGGCGTGCAAGGTATCGCCCAGGGCCACGAAGTCATCTACGTGCCCTGCCACCGCAGCCATATCGATTACCTGCTGCTGTCCTACCTGCTGTTTCGCAACGGCCTGACCCCGCCGCATATCGCCGCCGGGATCAATCTCAACATGCCGCTGATCGGCAGCCTGCTGCGCCGGGGCGGGGCCTTCTTCATGCGCCGCACATTCAAGGGCAACCCCTTGTACACGGCCGTGTTCAACGAATACCTGCATACCCTGTTCACCAAGGGTTTCCCGGTCGAATACTTTGTCGAAGGCGGACGCTCGCGCACCGGGCGCATGCTGCAACCCAAGACCGGCATGTTGGCGATCACCCTGCGCAGCTTCCTGCGTTCTTCGCGCATGCCGATTGTTTTCGTGCCGGTGTATATCGGCTATGAACGCGTCCTCGAAGGCCGTACCTACCTGGGCGAGCTACGTGGGGCGAGCAAGAAGAAAGAGTCGATCTTCGATATCTTCAAGGTCATCGGCGCCCTCAAGCAGCGCTTCGGCCAGGTCGCGGTCAATTTCGGCGAACCGATCAAGCTGGCGGAGTTTCTCGACCAGCAGCAACCCGGCTGGCGCGAACAGGAACACAGCCCGCAGTTCCGCCCCGCCTGGTTGAACGAGACCACCCATCGCCTGGGCCAGAAAGTCGCCCGGCACCTCAACGAGGCAGCGGCGATCAACCCGGTCAACCTGGTCGCGCTGGCCCTGCTTTCCACCAGCAAGCTGGCCCTGGACGACCGGGCCATGGCGCGGGTGCTGGACCTGTACCTGGCCTTGCTGCGCAAGGTGCCCTATTCGCCCCACACCACCTTGCCCCAGGGCGACGGCCGGGCGCTGATCGAGCACGTCAAGGGTATGGACCTGTTGTCCGAGCAGAGCGATGCACTGGGCAAGATCCTCTACCTGGATGAGCACAATGCCATCCTGATGACCTACTACCGCAACAACGTGCTGCACATCTTCGCGTTGCCGGCGCTGCTGGCGAGTTTCTTCCAGAGCGCCTCGCGCATGAGCCGCGAGCAGATCCTGCGCTACACCCGCGCGCTCTACCCGTACCTGCAATCGGAGTTGTTTATCCGCTGGACGCTCGATGAGCTCGATCAGGTTATCGATCAATGGCTGCAAGCCTTTGTCGAACAAGGCCTGCTGCGTTTCGAGAATGCAGTGTACCTGCGCCCGGCACCGAGTTCGCGGCATTTCGTGCTGCTGACATTGCTGTCGCGCTCCATCGCCCAGACCCTGCAACGCTTCTACATGGCCATCTCGCTGCTGCTCAACAGCGGCCAGAACACACTCAGCGCCGAAGAACTGGAAGACCTCTGCACGGTAATGGCCCAGCGCCTGTCGATCCTGCATGGGCTCAATGCGCCGGAGTTCTTCGATAAAAGCCTGTTCCGGCATTTTATCCAGAGCATGATCGGGCTCGGCGTGTTGCGCCCGGATGCCAATGGCAAGCTCGGTTACCATGAAAAACTCGGTGAACTGGCCGAGGGCGCGGCCAAGCGCGTGCTGTCGGCAGAGATTCGCCTGTCAATCCGCCAGGTAGCGTTGCATCGCGACGAGGGTGGTTTTCACGGCGGTAACGGCTGA
- a CDS encoding DUF1120 domain-containing protein codes for MRSACAFIFFASLSVVGGALAQSATDLTVTGTITPAACAPMLSGGGEFNFGMIAAQDLDQEAITNFISPARQLSVACSAPTRFALRAVDGRAGTQPTVTIDNFGLGLSGVERIGEYKLRTTGYAADGSAAIDVLESRDAGSSWLKAPSDESYLFNTNGPNLTAVGGIGANEPSAIEVLTTDLAVSMAITAAKNLTLTDEVTIDGAATLEVVYL; via the coding sequence ATGAGGTCAGCATGTGCATTCATTTTTTTCGCTTCACTGTCGGTGGTCGGCGGCGCACTTGCACAGTCCGCTACCGACCTCACGGTTACCGGCACCATCACGCCGGCGGCGTGTGCACCGATGCTCAGCGGTGGCGGTGAGTTCAATTTCGGAATGATCGCGGCGCAGGATCTTGATCAGGAAGCAATAACCAACTTCATATCGCCTGCCAGGCAACTGAGTGTGGCGTGCAGTGCGCCCACCCGTTTTGCGCTGCGCGCTGTCGACGGTCGTGCCGGCACCCAGCCGACGGTGACGATCGATAATTTTGGCCTCGGCCTGAGTGGCGTTGAAAGGATTGGTGAATACAAGTTGCGCACGACCGGCTATGCCGCCGATGGCAGCGCTGCGATCGATGTCCTGGAATCTCGTGATGCCGGGTCCTCCTGGCTTAAAGCACCCTCTGACGAGTCCTACCTCTTCAATACCAACGGCCCGAACCTCACGGCTGTCGGGGGCATCGGTGCCAATGAGCCAAGTGCGATCGAGGTGCTGACAACCGACCTGGCCGTCAGCATGGCGATCACTGCGGCCAAGAACCTGACCCTGACCGACGAAGTCACCATCGATGGTGCGGCCACGCTTGAGGTTGTCTATCTGTAG
- the dapE gene encoding succinyl-diaminopimelate desuccinylase, with translation MTAPADLSPTLQLACDLIRRPSVTPIDADCQKMMMQRLGDAGFTLEPMRIEDVDNFWATHGTQEGPVLCFAGHTDVVPTGPVQAWQNAPFDALIDEHGMLCGRGAADMKGSLAAMVIATERFVADHPNHRGKVAYLITSDEEGPAHHGTKAVVERLAARKERLDWCIVGEPSSTSLVGDVVKNGRRGSLGAKLTVRGVQGHVAYPHLAKNPIHLAAPALAELAAEHWDDGNAFFPPTSFQISNLNSGTGATNVIPGELVAVFNFRFSTESTVEGLQQRVATILDKHGLDWHVDWALSGRPFLTEPGELLDAVSASIKQITGRETQASTSGGTSDGRFIATLGTQVVELGPVNATIHQVNERVLASDLDVLTEIYYQTLVKLLA, from the coding sequence ATGACGGCCCCAGCCGACCTCTCGCCTACCCTTCAACTGGCCTGCGACCTGATCCGTCGCCCCTCGGTGACACCGATCGATGCCGATTGCCAGAAAATGATGATGCAGCGCCTGGGCGATGCCGGTTTCACGCTCGAGCCCATGCGCATTGAGGACGTCGACAACTTCTGGGCCACCCACGGCACCCAGGAGGGCCCCGTGCTGTGCTTCGCCGGGCATACCGACGTGGTGCCGACCGGCCCGGTGCAGGCCTGGCAGAATGCCCCGTTCGACGCCCTGATCGACGAGCACGGCATGCTCTGCGGCCGTGGCGCGGCCGACATGAAAGGCAGCCTGGCGGCCATGGTGATAGCGACCGAGCGCTTCGTCGCCGACCACCCGAACCACCGGGGCAAGGTCGCCTACCTGATCACCAGCGACGAGGAAGGCCCGGCCCACCATGGCACCAAGGCCGTGGTCGAGCGTCTGGCCGCGCGCAAGGAGCGCCTGGACTGGTGCATCGTCGGCGAACCCTCGAGCACCTCATTGGTCGGTGACGTGGTCAAGAACGGCCGTCGCGGCTCGCTTGGCGCCAAGCTGACCGTGCGCGGCGTGCAGGGCCACGTGGCCTATCCGCACCTGGCGAAAAACCCGATCCACCTGGCCGCGCCGGCCCTGGCCGAATTGGCCGCCGAGCACTGGGACGACGGCAATGCCTTCTTCCCGCCGACCAGCTTCCAGATTTCCAACCTGAACTCGGGCACCGGCGCCACCAACGTGATTCCGGGCGAGCTGGTGGCGGTGTTCAACTTCCGCTTCTCCACCGAATCCACCGTCGAAGGCCTGCAGCAGCGGGTCGCGACCATCCTCGACAAGCATGGCCTGGACTGGCATGTGGATTGGGCCCTGTCGGGCCGGCCGTTCCTGACCGAACCGGGTGAGCTGCTCGATGCCGTCTCGGCCAGCATCAAGCAAATCACCGGCCGCGAAACCCAGGCCTCGACCAGCGGCGGCACTTCCGACGGGCGCTTCATCGCCACCCTGGGTACCCAGGTGGTCGAACTCGGCCCGGTCAACGCCACCATCCACCAGGTCAACGAGCGCGTCCTGGCCAGCGACCTGGACGTGCTGACCGAAATCTACTACCAGACTCTCGTCAAGTTGCTCGCCTGA